A portion of the Lysinibacillus timonensis genome contains these proteins:
- a CDS encoding branched-chain amino acid ABC transporter substrate-binding protein, whose translation MNLKKAIGLLLSGIFIIGVLAACSSNAPTSTNTQPSEGAETTTDETKTVIKIATQSPLSGGSAIIGEAIKLGAQMKLEEEQPKFEELGFTLQLEPYDDQGDPKKGVSNANLIGADEAIYGVIGHYNSGVAIPSSEVYEKYNVVMVSPANTAVEITERGLTTVNRIVARDDLQGPAGAQYAINELGATKIFVINDKTAYGVGLSDAFIKEVENLGGEIVGEGSITIGEKDFNGVINQITTASPDLVYFGGLYSEGGILIKQARDKGITVPFMGGDGMDSSGLVDIAGEAVINTYITSIAGDSNASESGQKFVADYKSKFSKEPESFSVYGYDSMGVFLKGLEEAINANGGKLPSKADVAAAVRAVKDYTGALTTVTFDEKGDNVNAKVFIYSFEEAAYPPVQVGEVGQ comes from the coding sequence ATGAATTTAAAAAAGGCAATAGGCTTACTTCTTTCAGGTATCTTCATAATTGGGGTTTTAGCAGCATGTTCATCAAATGCACCAACTTCTACAAACACACAACCTAGTGAAGGAGCTGAGACGACAACGGACGAAACTAAAACAGTTATCAAAATTGCAACTCAGTCACCTTTATCAGGTGGATCTGCAATTATCGGCGAAGCGATTAAGTTAGGTGCACAAATGAAATTGGAAGAAGAGCAGCCAAAATTCGAAGAGTTAGGCTTTACACTGCAATTAGAACCATATGATGATCAAGGAGATCCGAAAAAAGGTGTTTCTAATGCTAACTTAATTGGTGCAGATGAAGCAATCTATGGTGTCATCGGACACTATAACTCTGGTGTAGCAATACCGTCATCAGAAGTTTACGAAAAATACAATGTTGTAATGGTTTCTCCTGCTAATACTGCGGTTGAAATCACAGAACGAGGGTTAACAACTGTGAACCGTATCGTTGCTCGTGATGATTTACAGGGTCCTGCAGGAGCACAATATGCGATTAATGAACTAGGGGCAACGAAAATTTTTGTTATAAATGATAAGACTGCTTATGGTGTGGGACTTTCTGATGCATTTATCAAAGAAGTAGAAAATTTAGGTGGAGAAATTGTCGGGGAAGGTTCCATTACAATTGGTGAAAAAGATTTCAATGGTGTTATTAATCAAATAACAACAGCCTCTCCTGATTTAGTTTACTTTGGAGGTCTATACTCTGAAGGTGGGATTCTCATCAAGCAAGCACGTGATAAAGGTATCACGGTACCGTTTATGGGTGGAGATGGTATGGACTCATCGGGTCTAGTAGATATTGCAGGTGAAGCAGTAATAAACACTTATATTACATCAATTGCCGGGGATAGTAACGCTTCTGAATCTGGTCAGAAGTTCGTAGCTGATTATAAATCGAAATTTAGTAAAGAACCTGAATCATTTTCTGTATATGGTTACGATTCGATGGGTGTATTTTTAAAAGGGTTGGAAGAAGCAATCAATGCTAATGGTGGTAAACTACCATCTAAAGCTGATGTTGCTGCAGCTGTACGTGCAGTAAAAGATTATACAGGTGCACTCACTACAGTAACATTTGATGAAAAAGGCGATAACGTCAATGCAAAAGTATTTATTTACTCATTTGAAGAAGCGGCATACCCTCCTGTTCAAGTAGGGGAAGTAGGTCAATAA
- a CDS encoding ABC transporter ATP-binding protein has product MAILEVSNITKGFGGLVANKDISLSVEAGSITAVIGPNGAGKTTFFNLITGVYQPTSGEILLEGTSVVGLKPDEVAKRGISRTFQNIRLFGEMTVIENVLVGMHKHLKTGLIGILLNLPNTKKEEFEAEVEAYRLLEYFDLAHLLNEKAKNLSYGAQRKLEIARALATKPKLILLDEPAAGMNPKETAELTAIIKEMGREFDVSILLIEHDMKLVMEISEHIYVLDHGEKIAEGNPDEIRSNPKVIEAYLGSAAVQVGQRE; this is encoded by the coding sequence ATGGCAATATTAGAAGTATCGAATATAACGAAAGGGTTTGGAGGATTGGTAGCTAACAAAGACATTTCATTAAGTGTGGAAGCAGGTTCAATTACTGCGGTTATTGGACCAAATGGTGCTGGTAAAACGACATTTTTCAATTTAATAACGGGAGTGTATCAACCGACATCGGGTGAGATTTTACTAGAGGGAACGTCTGTCGTTGGTTTAAAGCCAGATGAAGTTGCAAAGAGAGGAATCTCCAGGACATTTCAAAATATTCGACTTTTTGGTGAGATGACAGTAATTGAAAATGTATTGGTTGGTATGCACAAACATTTGAAAACAGGGTTAATTGGAATTCTATTAAACTTACCAAATACAAAAAAAGAAGAGTTTGAAGCAGAAGTCGAAGCGTACAGATTGCTAGAATACTTTGACCTTGCTCATCTGTTAAATGAAAAAGCCAAGAACTTAAGTTATGGTGCACAACGAAAATTAGAAATAGCTCGTGCATTAGCAACGAAACCGAAACTTATTTTACTAGATGAACCCGCTGCTGGTATGAATCCGAAAGAGACGGCGGAACTTACAGCAATCATAAAAGAAATGGGAAGAGAATTTGATGTATCAATTTTGTTAATAGAACATGATATGAAACTTGTCATGGAAATATCTGAACATATTTATGTACTGGACCATGGTGAAAAAATAGCCGAAGGAAACCCGGATGAAATTCGTTCAAATCCAAAAGTAATCGAAGCATATTTAGGATCAGCTGCGGTTCAAGTGGGGCAAAGGGAGTGA
- a CDS encoding ammonium transporter, whose protein sequence is MDLSAVVVLMDNLWVAIGAILVFFMLGGFILLEAGSTRMKNAGHIAGKTIFTAGIGTLVFWAVGYGFIYGEGNPFIGLSSFFYGDYSAADGGLTPAVDFSFQVMFALVSLTIAFGGFAERAKLSVYVIFAVLFSAFIYPVVAHWIWGGGWLAEHGKQDFAGSTVVHLTGAMAALAATMILKPRIGKYNKDGSSNNLAGHNQVYTALGVLILWVGWFGFNGASTFGVADGFLGFVILNTQLAAGAGAIAAMFTVWAVTGKADVPTTLNGALAGLVAITASCGFVEPWAAVVIGLIGGIMVVFSMKLFDRMKLDDPIAALSVHGTVGVWGTLSNGLFAVPALSTDIDWGQAGLFYGGSFTQLGVQALGVAASGIYAFVISFIILKVLDMTIGLRVSEEEEIMGLDISEHGSYGYPEQMEQETKLTTAATTEK, encoded by the coding sequence ATGGATTTAAGTGCAGTAGTCGTCCTTATGGATAATCTATGGGTAGCAATTGGTGCAATTTTAGTCTTCTTTATGTTAGGTGGATTTATTTTATTAGAAGCAGGTTCTACAAGAATGAAAAACGCTGGTCATATTGCCGGTAAAACAATATTCACAGCTGGGATTGGAACTTTAGTATTCTGGGCAGTTGGATATGGATTTATTTATGGTGAAGGCAATCCGTTCATTGGACTATCTAGTTTTTTCTATGGTGACTATTCAGCGGCAGATGGCGGCTTAACGCCAGCGGTAGATTTCTCATTCCAAGTCATGTTCGCTTTAGTTTCATTAACAATTGCCTTTGGTGGATTTGCTGAACGTGCAAAACTATCAGTCTATGTCATCTTTGCGGTATTATTCTCAGCATTTATTTACCCTGTTGTTGCTCACTGGATTTGGGGTGGTGGATGGTTAGCTGAACACGGAAAACAAGACTTTGCTGGTTCAACTGTTGTTCACTTAACAGGTGCGATGGCCGCTCTTGCTGCAACAATGATTTTAAAACCTCGTATTGGTAAATATAATAAAGATGGTTCATCAAATAATCTTGCTGGGCATAACCAAGTCTATACGGCTTTAGGTGTATTAATCCTTTGGGTAGGTTGGTTTGGATTCAATGGTGCTTCTACATTTGGTGTTGCTGATGGATTCTTAGGATTTGTTATTCTAAATACACAATTAGCTGCTGGTGCCGGTGCAATTGCTGCCATGTTCACTGTTTGGGCAGTAACGGGTAAGGCGGATGTACCTACTACGTTAAATGGTGCTCTTGCAGGCTTAGTAGCAATTACGGCTTCTTGTGGATTTGTAGAGCCATGGGCAGCGGTTGTCATTGGATTAATCGGTGGTATCATGGTTGTATTCTCTATGAAACTATTTGATAGAATGAAACTAGACGATCCTATCGCTGCATTATCTGTACACGGTACTGTAGGGGTTTGGGGTACATTATCAAACGGTTTATTCGCTGTTCCAGCGCTGTCAACTGATATCGACTGGGGTCAAGCCGGATTATTCTATGGGGGTAGCTTTACACAACTAGGTGTTCAAGCATTAGGTGTTGCTGCTTCTGGTATCTATGCATTTGTTATTTCGTTCATTATTTTAAAAGTATTAGATATGACGATTGGCCTACGTGTTTCTGAAGAGGAAGAAATTATGGGTCTTGATATTAGTGAACATGGTAGCTATGGTTACCCTGAACAAATGGAGCAAGAAACAAAACTAACAACTGCAGCTACTACTGAAAAATAA
- a CDS encoding ABC transporter ATP-binding protein has product MIELENVTVVRNKKILLNNVSWKVNKGEHWCLFGLNGSGKTTLLNVINGYIFPSTGRVNVLGNEFGKTNLPKLRTQIGMVSSSIKYEFSKADSVLGIVLSGKFASIGLYEAVEKNDVDLAYRFMNLLHCDHLADEDYGVLSQGEKQRVLIARALMAEPKLLILDEPCNGLDLIAREELLQFIEKLAYEDGGPCLIYVTHHVEEVLPCFTHSLLLKGGEIFAEGSTKDIFDEESLTTYFNRKVSVQVENERSWVALK; this is encoded by the coding sequence TTGATTGAATTAGAGAATGTAACAGTTGTTCGTAATAAAAAAATATTATTAAATAATGTTTCGTGGAAAGTAAATAAAGGGGAGCATTGGTGTCTGTTCGGATTAAATGGTTCTGGTAAGACAACTTTACTTAATGTAATTAATGGTTACATATTTCCGTCAACAGGTCGAGTGAATGTGTTAGGGAATGAATTTGGTAAAACAAATTTACCAAAATTGAGAACTCAAATAGGTATGGTTAGTTCTTCTATCAAATATGAATTTAGCAAAGCTGATAGTGTACTAGGGATTGTACTTAGTGGAAAATTTGCTTCGATTGGGTTGTATGAAGCAGTTGAGAAAAATGATGTGGATTTAGCCTATCGATTTATGAATCTATTACATTGTGATCATCTAGCAGATGAAGATTATGGAGTGTTATCACAAGGAGAAAAGCAACGTGTATTAATTGCAAGAGCATTAATGGCAGAGCCTAAACTATTAATTTTAGATGAACCTTGTAACGGTTTGGATCTTATTGCGCGGGAGGAATTACTGCAATTTATCGAAAAGCTTGCTTATGAAGATGGAGGTCCATGTTTAATTTATGTAACCCATCATGTTGAAGAAGTGTTACCTTGTTTTACGCATAGTTTACTTCTTAAAGGCGGAGAGATATTTGCAGAAGGTTCCACAAAGGACATTTTCGATGAAGAATCTTTAACAACATATTTTAATCGCAAAGTGTCTGTCCAAGTTGAGAATGAGCGTAGTTGGGTAGCGTTGAAGTAA
- a CDS encoding branched-chain amino acid ABC transporter permease yields MKEKMSTFLQYKWSQVILFTLFVVVTSASLYFSQKSVVAFLLLLASLLILYYMNLKNLTKWITGGGILIILLPVASSGGPAFQSYMEVATMVGIYVSMALGLNIVVGMAGLLDLGFVAFFAVGAYSYAIFATPQASNFMPFGQFPLGGESFWIFLIIGGIFAAIAGILIGVPVLRVKGDYLAIVTLGFGEIIRIVFNNLDRPVNFTNGAMGISSVTPPKLFGMELIFPHQYYFVTLIILSFTIFAVLRFEHSKLGRSWKAVRENEIAAQAMGIPIVKTKLLAFALGASFSGMMGVVFSAKQAFIDPTSFTLMESFTILVMVVLGGMGSVPGVILGASLVTVLNLQVLTELTNWVNQLSLSGVITIPDALSPAKMQKMLFGVLLVVFALYRPIGLIPAKNKKFDENKLKHKATLRVTDERSVSIKKE; encoded by the coding sequence ATGAAGGAAAAAATGTCTACTTTTTTACAGTATAAATGGTCTCAAGTCATTTTATTTACGTTATTTGTTGTCGTCACTTCTGCATCTCTATACTTCTCTCAAAAATCAGTGGTCGCTTTTTTACTTTTACTTGCATCTTTATTAATTCTATATTATATGAACTTAAAAAATTTAACGAAGTGGATTACTGGTGGGGGGATATTAATTATCTTACTACCTGTAGCTTCAAGTGGTGGACCTGCATTCCAATCATACATGGAAGTGGCCACGATGGTAGGTATTTATGTTTCGATGGCACTAGGGCTTAATATTGTAGTAGGAATGGCGGGACTTCTTGATTTAGGATTTGTAGCATTTTTTGCGGTAGGTGCGTATTCGTATGCAATATTTGCAACTCCACAAGCATCTAACTTTATGCCATTTGGGCAATTCCCCCTTGGTGGTGAGTCTTTCTGGATTTTCTTAATAATCGGTGGGATATTTGCTGCCATTGCCGGAATTCTCATTGGTGTACCTGTGCTTCGAGTAAAAGGAGATTATCTAGCAATTGTAACATTAGGTTTCGGTGAAATTATTCGTATCGTATTTAACAATCTAGATCGACCGGTGAATTTTACAAATGGTGCAATGGGTATTTCATCAGTGACACCTCCAAAATTGTTTGGAATGGAACTTATCTTTCCTCATCAGTATTATTTTGTAACTCTCATTATATTGTCATTTACCATCTTCGCTGTACTACGATTTGAACATTCGAAACTAGGACGTTCGTGGAAGGCCGTACGTGAAAATGAAATTGCCGCCCAAGCAATGGGTATTCCAATAGTTAAGACGAAATTATTAGCGTTTGCTCTAGGAGCGTCCTTTTCCGGGATGATGGGTGTTGTTTTTTCTGCAAAACAAGCGTTTATCGATCCAACGAGTTTTACCTTAATGGAATCATTTACCATTCTCGTTATGGTTGTATTAGGTGGAATGGGAAGTGTGCCGGGTGTCATTTTAGGCGCATCACTTGTTACCGTATTGAATTTACAAGTCTTAACAGAATTAACCAACTGGGTGAATCAATTAAGTCTAAGTGGAGTCATTACAATACCTGATGCGCTTTCACCAGCAAAAATGCAAAAGATGCTATTTGGTGTGCTGTTAGTTGTCTTCGCTTTATATAGACCAATTGGGTTGATACCCGCGAAAAATAAAAAATTTGATGAAAACAAATTGAAACATAAGGCTACTTTACGAGTTACTGACGAACGATCTGTTTCTATCAAGAAAGAGTAA
- a CDS encoding branched-chain amino acid ABC transporter permease, translating into MIQDILISLPQVLIDGLTLGAVYAVVALGYTMVYGILQLINFAHGEIFMTGAFIGTGLFIAILGMSWTSVVPQLLLFIFVILVTAIITGLVGVGMERIAYRPLRNAPRLIPLITAIGISFILQDIIRFIAEMVNGSYILTGPSLFSNQIIVSFSSISNVFNDASFKTSFLIVLITAILLMVALDFFVNKTKWGTAIRAVSLDRETASLMSINVNKVISTTFFVGSALGGATGVLFAMQYGTIDPYIGFILGLKAFIAAVLGGIGNIRGAMFGGILLGLMEMFAAANLSILTGGIFGAEYKDVFAFAILIIVLIFKPEGLFGKPIAEKV; encoded by the coding sequence ATGATTCAGGATATCTTAATAAGTTTACCTCAAGTGTTAATTGATGGCTTAACACTTGGTGCTGTTTATGCAGTTGTTGCCCTCGGTTATACAATGGTATACGGTATTTTACAGCTAATTAACTTTGCTCATGGTGAAATATTTATGACCGGTGCATTTATTGGGACTGGCTTATTTATTGCGATTTTGGGTATGAGTTGGACATCTGTAGTGCCTCAATTGCTCTTATTTATTTTCGTAATACTTGTTACTGCAATTATTACAGGTTTGGTTGGAGTTGGGATGGAAAGAATTGCCTATCGTCCACTTCGTAATGCACCGAGGTTAATCCCGTTAATAACTGCAATTGGAATATCATTTATTCTGCAAGACATTATTCGCTTTATAGCTGAAATGGTGAATGGTAGCTATATTTTAACAGGCCCGTCATTGTTTTCGAACCAAATCATTGTCAGTTTTTCATCTATTTCAAATGTATTTAATGATGCTAGTTTTAAAACATCCTTTCTTATTGTATTAATTACTGCAATTTTACTTATGGTCGCTTTAGATTTCTTTGTAAATAAAACAAAATGGGGAACTGCGATTCGAGCAGTTTCATTAGACCGAGAAACCGCCTCGTTAATGTCGATTAATGTAAATAAAGTAATTTCGACTACATTTTTCGTTGGCTCGGCACTAGGAGGTGCGACGGGGGTGTTATTTGCAATGCAATATGGCACGATTGACCCGTACATAGGATTTATCCTTGGATTAAAGGCATTTATTGCAGCGGTTTTAGGTGGTATTGGGAATATTCGTGGTGCAATGTTTGGTGGGATTTTACTTGGTTTAATGGAAATGTTTGCAGCTGCTAACCTATCAATCTTGACAGGTGGAATTTTTGGTGCCGAATATAAAGATGTATTTGCATTTGCGATTCTTATCATTGTACTGATCTTCAAGCCAGAAGGTTTATTTGGTAAACCAATTGCAGAGAAAGTGTAG
- a CDS encoding ABC transporter ATP-binding protein, with the protein MPVLELKNIETYYGAIQALRGVSLEVEQGEIVTLIGSNGAGKSTTLKSISGLAKVKNGTIIYKDQNITNKPPHATTLLGLAHVPEGRRIFSQLTVKENLLMGAYSVKGKQIIEERMEMVFSYFPKLKERLHQKGGTMSGGEQQMLAIGRALMMKPEVLMLDEPSMGLAPIIVEQIFQIILQLNSMGITILLIEQNAYQALNIAHRGYVIQNGEIVLSGKGYELIENEQIKEAYLA; encoded by the coding sequence ATGCCGGTTTTAGAATTGAAAAACATTGAAACCTATTATGGTGCAATTCAAGCTCTTAGAGGGGTTAGTCTGGAAGTTGAGCAAGGGGAAATTGTAACGTTAATTGGTAGTAATGGTGCTGGAAAATCTACAACATTAAAGTCAATCAGTGGTTTGGCAAAGGTCAAAAATGGAACCATCATCTATAAAGATCAAAATATAACAAACAAACCTCCGCATGCTACGACGCTTCTAGGATTGGCACATGTACCTGAGGGGCGCAGGATCTTTTCGCAACTTACAGTAAAAGAAAATTTATTAATGGGAGCGTATTCTGTTAAAGGTAAGCAAATAATTGAAGAACGGATGGAAATGGTTTTTAGTTATTTTCCTAAATTAAAAGAAAGGCTCCATCAAAAGGGTGGAACGATGAGTGGCGGAGAGCAGCAAATGCTTGCAATCGGTCGCGCATTAATGATGAAACCTGAAGTTTTAATGCTTGATGAGCCATCTATGGGGTTAGCACCAATTATTGTAGAGCAAATTTTTCAGATCATTTTACAGTTAAATTCAATGGGCATTACAATTTTATTGATTGAGCAAAATGCATATCAAGCTTTAAATATTGCTCACCGTGGTTACGTTATTCAAAATGGTGAGATTGTTTTATCGGGTAAAGGCTACGAGCTTATAGAGAATGAACAAATTAAAGAAGCTTATTTAGCTTAA
- the guaC gene encoding GMP reductase, whose amino-acid sequence MDNVFDYEDIQLIPNKCIVNSRSECDTSITFGGFKFKLPVVPANMQTIIDEKIAVMLAENGYFYIMHRFNPETRADFIKDMHARKLIASISVGVKEEEYKFIEQLAIEDLVPEFITIDIAHGHSNAVIEMIKHIKQHLPQSFVIAGNVGTPEAVRELENAGADATKVGIGPGKVCITKIKTGFGTGGWQLAALRWCAKAATKPIIADGGIRTHGDIAKSVRFGASMVMIGSLFAGHEESPGQTVVRDGKMYKEYFGSASEFQKGEKKNVEGKKMYVEHKGSLKDTLTEMQQDLQSSISYAGGNKLDAIRTVDYVVVKNSIFNGDKVY is encoded by the coding sequence ATGGATAATGTATTTGATTATGAAGATATTCAACTGATTCCTAATAAATGTATCGTAAACAGCCGTTCAGAATGTGATACATCAATCACATTTGGAGGATTTAAATTTAAATTACCTGTTGTACCAGCAAATATGCAGACAATTATTGACGAAAAAATCGCTGTAATGTTAGCCGAAAATGGTTACTTCTATATTATGCACCGTTTCAACCCGGAAACACGTGCAGATTTCATTAAAGATATGCACGCTAGAAAATTAATTGCTTCTATTAGTGTTGGTGTAAAAGAAGAGGAGTATAAATTCATCGAACAATTAGCAATCGAGGATTTAGTTCCAGAATTCATTACAATTGATATCGCTCATGGACACTCAAATGCAGTCATCGAAATGATTAAGCATATTAAACAACATTTACCACAAAGCTTTGTTATTGCTGGTAATGTTGGAACACCTGAAGCTGTTCGTGAATTAGAAAATGCGGGTGCAGATGCAACGAAAGTGGGTATCGGTCCTGGTAAAGTATGTATTACTAAAATTAAAACTGGATTTGGTACAGGCGGTTGGCAATTAGCCGCTCTCCGCTGGTGTGCAAAAGCTGCAACAAAACCAATTATTGCTGATGGTGGTATCCGTACTCACGGTGACATCGCAAAATCAGTACGTTTTGGCGCTTCAATGGTAATGATTGGTTCATTATTTGCTGGTCACGAAGAATCACCTGGTCAAACAGTTGTAAGAGACGGAAAAATGTATAAAGAATATTTTGGTTCGGCTTCTGAATTCCAAAAAGGCGAAAAGAAAAATGTTGAAGGTAAGAAAATGTATGTTGAACATAAAGGTTCATTAAAGGACACATTAACTGAAATGCAACAAGATTTACAATCATCTATTTCTTATGCAGGTGGTAATAAGTTAGATGCCATTCGTACAGTTGACTATGTCGTTGTGAAAAATTCCATCTTCAATGGTGATAAAGTGTATTAA
- a CDS encoding MerR family transcriptional regulator gives MAIEDSSYKDKKVISIGTVSELTGLSERQIRYYESRKLVFPERTKKGFRKYSFEDIERLIDIANHLEDGVWTSEIRKELKRREQMIHKDNVRNSLIKGQINAHFKL, from the coding sequence ATGGCTATAGAAGATTCCTCCTACAAAGATAAAAAGGTTATTTCAATTGGGACAGTCAGTGAACTTACCGGGCTTTCAGAAAGACAAATACGTTACTATGAGTCACGAAAATTAGTGTTTCCTGAACGGACAAAAAAAGGATTTAGAAAATATTCATTTGAAGATATTGAAAGATTAATTGATATTGCGAACCATTTAGAAGATGGTGTATGGACAAGTGAAATCAGAAAAGAATTAAAACGCCGAGAACAAATGATTCATAAAGACAACGTTCGTAATTCTTTAATTAAGGGGCAAATTAACGCTCACTTTAAACTTTAG